In Niallia sp. FSL W8-0635, one genomic interval encodes:
- a CDS encoding sugar ABC transporter substrate-binding protein: MIKRSWKGLLSVVLASSLIVGCSNANMSTKEKEDGEYRIATVRWADWGDDFLKGFVEDTEKEAGIKVDWDIYLNSEWGDKKSVLMAGGDLPDAFWGSLALSDGDIAQNQSLFIPLEDLIAENMPNLMAAFETEPSLRALVTSPDGHIYSLPKKLPLRPLTGNQLFINQKWLDNLGLEMPDTYEDFYNVLKAFKEKDANGNGDLNDEIPYGGNIYGFILPFGVTKGNDKAGLMTLKDGKPSYIPTQEEYKEGIAWMNKAYKDGLIDQELFTQDDSMAEAKRKDENGSLVGVAFGWTADAVFGPNAKEYVPLAPLKGPDGERYVISDTETYSRNELLITTQAKDPAKLLQWADKFYTEDASIQTFYGSFGIGVEKNDDGTYQVLNAPEGESADIFAWTNSFRDFGPKYIEDGFNEKVTLPTDSGDGLKLELDKKISEYAREQFPTVSFTADEMQRLNTLNVDLTSYVNSMQSKWVVEGGVEKEWDDYISQLEKMGYGEFMEIQNTAFNRYQESLK, translated from the coding sequence ATGATAAAGAGAAGCTGGAAAGGGTTACTAAGTGTTGTTTTAGCAAGTAGTTTAATTGTTGGCTGTAGCAATGCTAACATGAGCACCAAAGAAAAGGAAGATGGGGAATATCGAATTGCAACCGTTCGTTGGGCAGACTGGGGCGATGATTTTCTTAAAGGCTTTGTAGAAGACACAGAAAAAGAAGCTGGAATTAAAGTCGATTGGGACATCTATTTAAATTCCGAATGGGGAGATAAGAAATCAGTACTGATGGCAGGTGGAGATTTACCAGATGCATTTTGGGGATCGTTAGCTTTAAGTGATGGGGATATTGCCCAAAACCAAAGTCTTTTCATTCCATTAGAGGATTTAATTGCAGAAAATATGCCGAATCTAATGGCGGCATTTGAGACAGAGCCATCATTACGAGCTCTAGTTACCTCTCCTGATGGCCATATTTATAGCTTGCCTAAGAAATTGCCTTTAAGACCGTTAACAGGAAATCAGCTATTTATTAATCAAAAATGGTTAGATAATTTAGGCTTGGAAATGCCAGATACGTATGAAGATTTTTATAATGTTCTAAAAGCATTTAAGGAAAAGGATGCAAATGGAAATGGAGATTTAAATGATGAAATTCCTTATGGAGGGAATATTTATGGGTTTATATTGCCATTTGGCGTAACGAAAGGAAATGATAAAGCTGGTCTAATGACTTTAAAGGATGGAAAGCCTTCTTACATTCCTACACAGGAAGAATATAAAGAGGGAATTGCATGGATGAATAAAGCGTACAAGGATGGCTTAATCGATCAAGAATTGTTTACACAGGATGATTCTATGGCAGAAGCAAAACGTAAAGATGAAAACGGTTCATTAGTAGGAGTCGCTTTTGGATGGACAGCAGATGCTGTATTTGGTCCAAATGCCAAGGAATATGTTCCATTGGCGCCGCTTAAAGGTCCTGATGGAGAAAGATACGTAATTTCTGATACGGAAACCTATTCGAGAAATGAACTACTTATTACGACTCAAGCCAAGGATCCAGCAAAATTATTACAATGGGCAGATAAATTTTATACAGAGGATGCTAGTATTCAAACTTTTTATGGATCATTTGGCATTGGGGTAGAGAAAAATGATGATGGAACGTATCAAGTATTGAATGCACCTGAAGGAGAATCAGCAGATATTTTTGCTTGGACTAATTCATTCCGTGATTTTGGCCCTAAATATATTGAAGATGGATTTAATGAAAAGGTAACTTTGCCAACTGATAGTGGGGATGGATTAAAGCTAGAACTTGATAAAAAAATAAGTGAATATGCAAGAGAGCAATTTCCAACAGTAAGCTTTACAGCAGATGAAATGCAACGTTTAAATACGTTGAATGTAGACTTAACTTCCTATGTGAATTCCATGCAATCTAAATGGGTTGTAGAAGGTGGAGTAGAAAAAGAATGGGATGATTATATAAGTCAACTAGAAAAAATGGGTTACGGTGAGTTTATGGAAATCCAAAATACTGCATTTAACAGATATCAGGAATCATTAAAGTAG
- a CDS encoding YesL family protein: protein MLKRQVNEMGSFFQLDSPISRNLAKIVDVLLLNIIFILFSLPIVTIGASLTALYSVNFKIARGEHPSIWISFIQSFKKNLKQSSLIWFLLIGIGVILLGDIYYLVYTNGIWKVIFMSLTLIFSFLYLTLFIIIFPYISRFEDSIKTAVVNSLLIGGFHFPYLLLVLMINIVPIVFFLSSFTGFLTGVYFITFGGLSILTFVNSIIFKRIFSKYENKKGGEV from the coding sequence TTGTTGAAAAGGCAGGTGAATGAAATGGGTTCATTCTTTCAACTCGATAGTCCCATCAGCAGGAATTTAGCGAAAATAGTAGATGTTCTTTTATTGAATATTATTTTTATTCTTTTCTCACTTCCTATTGTCACGATAGGTGCTTCGCTAACAGCTTTGTATTCGGTTAATTTTAAAATAGCAAGAGGAGAACATCCCTCCATTTGGATAAGTTTTATCCAGTCGTTTAAAAAGAATTTAAAACAGAGCTCCCTTATTTGGTTTCTCCTGATAGGTATTGGCGTAATTCTACTTGGAGATATTTATTATCTTGTATACACCAATGGGATTTGGAAAGTTATTTTTATGAGTCTAACCCTTATCTTTAGCTTTTTATATCTTACATTGTTCATAATTATTTTTCCCTATATATCTAGATTTGAAGATTCAATAAAAACAGCGGTTGTAAATTCTTTATTGATTGGAGGCTTTCACTTTCCATATTTATTACTGGTACTAATGATCAATATAGTGCCTATTGTTTTCTTTTTATCCTCTTTTACTGGGTTTTTAACAGGTGTCTATTTCATTACCTTTGGTGGACTTTCCATTTTGACTTTTGTGAATTCGATTATATTTAAAAGGATTTTTTCAAAATATGAAAACAAAAAAGGAGGAGAAGTATGA
- a CDS encoding Gfo/Idh/MocA family protein produces the protein MMEKIRIGLIGVGGMAQSHIKGLQNVGTFQIDAICDSNNKNLKKVGERLAIKSENQYIDFRKLIDSQKVDAVISITPNNVHAPILEYCIEKNMPILTEKPLTLDYEEAKKLAEKYKQQPILCMVGFSYRYTPAFRFVKALLDKGEIGQIRNFSIQYLQGWGALPYDTPYVWRFNPAVTGTGVLGDLGSHMIDMAHYLFGSFQEVSAKMESFIKKRKMEQSNEWKEFVIDDFVCFQAKMESGIVGTFQTTRNAIGSGNQFDVSIYGDKGTIHASTMEEEIVNLIHFDDGTAELVEKKMHVPKTVYLSEWEDFAQMLKGKIGSGFPNFEVGLRNQQVLEAIIQSSNQPGKMIDALEN, from the coding sequence ATGATGGAGAAAATACGGATAGGATTAATTGGAGTTGGTGGGATGGCTCAGTCTCATATAAAGGGATTGCAGAATGTCGGAACGTTTCAAATTGATGCAATCTGTGATTCAAATAACAAAAATCTAAAAAAAGTCGGAGAGCGATTAGCTATTAAATCGGAAAATCAATATATAGATTTCCGTAAGTTAATTGATTCTCAAAAAGTAGATGCAGTTATATCCATCACACCCAATAATGTACACGCGCCAATATTGGAATATTGTATCGAAAAAAACATGCCTATCTTAACTGAAAAGCCGTTAACATTGGACTATGAGGAAGCGAAAAAGCTTGCTGAAAAATATAAGCAACAACCTATTCTTTGTATGGTAGGGTTTAGTTATCGATATACACCAGCATTTCGATTTGTAAAAGCATTACTAGATAAAGGGGAAATCGGTCAAATAAGGAATTTTTCTATTCAGTATCTGCAAGGGTGGGGAGCACTACCTTATGATACTCCCTATGTTTGGCGCTTTAATCCTGCGGTCACAGGAACAGGAGTATTAGGCGATTTAGGTTCCCATATGATTGATATGGCACATTATTTATTTGGATCATTTCAAGAAGTATCAGCTAAAATGGAAAGCTTTATTAAGAAAAGAAAAATGGAGCAATCGAATGAATGGAAAGAATTCGTTATTGACGACTTTGTATGTTTTCAGGCAAAAATGGAAAGTGGCATAGTTGGTACATTTCAAACAACAAGAAATGCTATAGGCTCAGGAAATCAGTTTGATGTGTCCATATACGGTGATAAAGGAACTATTCATGCAAGTACAATGGAAGAAGAGATAGTGAATTTGATACATTTTGATGATGGGACGGCTGAGCTTGTGGAGAAAAAAATGCATGTTCCTAAAACTGTATACTTGTCTGAATGGGAGGATTTTGCCCAAATGCTAAAGGGAAAAATAGGATCAGGTTTTCCAAATTTTGAAGTAGGACTAAGGAATCAACAAGTGTTAGAAGCAATAATCCAGTCCAGTAATCAACCAGGGAAAATGATAGATGCGTTAGAAAACTGA
- a CDS encoding glycine betaine uptake BCCT transporter, giving the protein MKFKNHLVFNVSVIIILLIVLVGALAPDTLKEGSASVQSFITDSFGWYYLIVVTFFVIICLYLLISPVGKIKLGKPEDKPEFSRLAWLAMLFSAGMGIGLVFYGTAEPLSHFAISSPTNEIGTNQGMKDAMRYTYFHWGIHAWAVYGIVALSLAYTTFRKGGTTLISSTLKPLLGHSMDGRAGRIIDIIAVFATVTGIATTLGFGAVQINGGLSFLYGIPSNFLTQFIIIAIVTVLFLLSALTGLGKGIKILSNTNMILAFALFLIVFILGNTVFILNLFTDTIGTYLQNLVRMSFRISPLDGESRQWIDAWTIFYWAWWIAWSPFVGIFIARISKGRTIREFVTFVLFIPSVIGFLWFSVFGGNAMLLEHKGLGSISKFATEESLFALLEHYPFSSLLSILAILLIGIFFITSADSGTFVLGMLSANGIQNPSNRIKVIWGLLLTTISLVLLYSGGLQALQNMMIIAALPFSIIMILMTVSLLKEVHREKAEYESKWKKKKGSI; this is encoded by the coding sequence ATGAAGTTTAAAAATCATCTTGTTTTTAATGTTTCTGTCATCATAATCTTGTTGATTGTGTTAGTAGGAGCTTTGGCACCAGATACACTTAAGGAAGGATCGGCTAGTGTCCAATCCTTTATTACAGATTCGTTTGGTTGGTATTATTTAATTGTGGTCACGTTTTTCGTGATAATATGTTTGTACTTATTAATAAGTCCTGTAGGTAAAATTAAATTAGGGAAACCAGAAGATAAGCCTGAGTTTTCAAGGTTAGCTTGGTTAGCAATGCTTTTCAGTGCGGGGATGGGAATCGGTCTTGTTTTTTATGGGACGGCGGAGCCATTAAGTCATTTTGCTATTAGCTCTCCAACAAATGAAATTGGAACAAATCAGGGTATGAAAGATGCTATGAGATATACCTACTTTCATTGGGGAATTCATGCATGGGCCGTATATGGAATTGTTGCTTTAAGTCTTGCCTATACGACTTTTAGGAAGGGCGGAACAACCTTAATCAGTTCAACCTTGAAACCATTACTAGGTCATTCCATGGATGGAAGAGCTGGAAGAATTATTGATATTATTGCTGTTTTTGCAACGGTAACGGGGATTGCAACAACGCTAGGATTTGGAGCAGTGCAAATAAATGGTGGGTTATCTTTTCTTTACGGGATTCCTTCCAATTTTTTAACACAATTTATTATTATAGCAATTGTCACTGTCTTGTTTTTACTTTCGGCCCTTACTGGATTGGGAAAGGGTATTAAAATCCTCAGTAATACGAACATGATATTAGCGTTTGCGCTATTTTTGATAGTATTTATTTTGGGAAATACTGTCTTTATCCTCAATCTATTTACAGATACAATCGGAACATACTTACAAAACTTAGTTCGCATGAGTTTCCGAATTTCTCCTTTAGATGGTGAAAGTCGCCAATGGATAGATGCTTGGACGATTTTTTATTGGGCTTGGTGGATTGCATGGTCACCATTTGTCGGTATTTTTATTGCACGTATTTCGAAAGGGAGAACCATTCGTGAATTTGTTACTTTCGTGTTATTTATTCCATCGGTTATAGGATTTTTATGGTTCTCTGTATTTGGTGGAAATGCAATGTTGTTAGAACATAAAGGGCTAGGCTCTATTTCTAAATTTGCAACAGAAGAATCACTGTTTGCTTTATTGGAACATTATCCTTTTAGTTCGTTACTATCTATTTTAGCCATTCTGTTAATTGGCATTTTCTTTATAACCTCTGCAGATTCTGGAACGTTCGTACTAGGAATGCTATCGGCAAATGGCATACAAAATCCTAGTAATCGCATTAAAGTCATTTGGGGGCTACTACTAACAACGATTTCCCTTGTCTTGCTTTATTCTGGAGGATTACAAGCATTACAAAATATGATGATTATTGCGGCTCTTCCTTTCTCTATTATTATGATTTTAATGACTGTAAGTTTATTGAAGGAAGTCCATCGTGAAAAAGCGGAGTATGAATCAAAGTGGAAGAAGAAAAAAGGCTCGATATAA